In Etheostoma cragini isolate CJK2018 chromosome 9, CSU_Ecrag_1.0, whole genome shotgun sequence, the following are encoded in one genomic region:
- the il12rb2 gene encoding interleukin-12 receptor subunit beta-2 — protein sequence MARMSQTWTIFTVVTGLALQLCIGETYPEKSCAIWSSHGPVVQRGTSFKVYCTFNCKCKGSMYSDHPPTPQNHNEVNSTTIYFNVANITKNTTYSCHCKCPSALDPCGLDISAGYLLERPTNISCIYKVKDNESGVVSCTWKRGRDTFLWNSSELCVRTVSKGHADTRCTVSSRGTDFPYASLTVTSSVQMIFVWVQAQNPLGSQVSVPVTYNLSDIAMPTSPALGQPECSSRECIVRVELPVKAQHLEIQYRTETQTWTSSPDTGVQMSSVQVRSISSLEPYMLYHFRARSKFSSGFWSLWSANISSWTQEEAPAKELDVWYAEPAADSKSLRVYWKELNISAARGKILEYNVSVYSPNSGLVFVNPEPISADARDYSIPFCTDCEVTVWARNSKGPSPPARIKIHHTKAKSTQFEPHQEVQVTAGNHSVTISWRKHDTAPLHSAYVLEWYPEGYKLEELRWVKLGRNENHAVVTGIKSNECYEGAVYVLNNENSVSRIRFSTSESAPDVGPRVEETVKGNKVKVTWTEIPRDQRGGCVTNYTIYLENSSGRQWSYTIPASERMHTITDLSSDFYSLWMTASTAKGEGKPCQKVKFFIQQETQLSLLLVSSVVALIALLLVCVYQSSALKHRLWVYLQCVMLDDVPDPANSKWAQQCTQEKGKMNLQLLLSNSSVTEEEEEPILVDVEELPKQSSDICTLTLSPQTSRSPESAPAILAYPLTTYIKSFSQDSDSSDHTQTSLDTDTTVGYISSHGPENMEEESQEEEEEEFVGMLGFFPSHNIFMEPLEFGGKLTLSAVKIDCSDIFQNT from the exons ATGGCGAGAATGTCCCAAACATGGACCATCTTCACTGTTGTTACTGGGCTGGCCCTGCAGCTTTGCATAG GTGAGACATATCCTGAGAAATCCTGTGCCATCTGGTCCAGCCATGGACCTGTGGTGCAGCGAGGCACCAGCTTTAAGGTGTACTGCACCTTTAACTGCAAGTGCAAGGGCTCCATGTACAGTGATCATCCGCCAACACCACAGAACCACAACGAAGTTAATTCTACAACTATATATTTCAATGTAGCAAACataaccaaaaacacaacatacagcTGTCATTGTAAGTGTCCTTCTGCTCTGGACCCCTGTGGACTGGACATCTCGGCTGGAT ATCTACTGGAGAGGCCTACAAATATTTCATGCATCTACAAAGTTAAAGACAATGAAAGCGGAGTTGTGTCTTGCACTTGGAAAAGAGGACGAGATACTTTTCTTTGGAACAGTTCAGAGCTGTG tgtgagaACTGTATCTAAAGGCCACGCAGATACACGGTGCACTGTCTCCAGCAGAGGAACTGATTTTCCATATGCTAGTTTAACTGTGACCAGCTCTGTCCAGATGATCTTTGTGTGGGTCCAAGCCCAAAATCCACTGGGCTCTCAAGTGTCCGTCCCAGTCACCTACAACCTCAGTGACATTG CGATGCCAACGAGTCCCGCTCTTGGCCAACCGGAGTGCTCTTCCCGAGAGTGCATCGTCAGAGTGGAGCTGCCTGTGAAGGCTCAACACCTAGAGATCCAATacagaacagaaacacagacatggACATCTTCTCCTGACACA GGTGTGCAGATGAGTTCAGTACAGGTTCGGTCCATCTCCTCTCTGGAGCCCTACATGTTGTACCATTTCAGAGCCAGATCCAAATTCAGCAGCGGCTTTTGGAGTCTATGGAGCGCAAACATTTCAAGCTGGACTCAAGAGGAAG CGCCTGCCAAAGAGTTGGATGTGTGGTACGCTGAGCCTGCCGCTGACTCAAAATCACTGAGAGTTTACTGGAAG GAGCTGAACATATCCGCCGCTAGAGGGAAAATCCTAGAGTATAATGTCAGCGTTTACAGCCCAAACTCTGGATTGGTCTTCGTCAATCCAGAGCCAATTAGTGCCGATGCCAGGGATTATTCAATCCCGTTCTGTACCGACTGCGAAGTCACAGTGTGGGCTCGCAACTCCAAAGGACCTTCCCCCCCTGCCAGAATCAAAATCCATCacacaaaag CGAAAAGCACGCAGTTTGAGCCCCACCAGGAAGTGCAAGTAACTGCAGGCAACCACAGTGTCACCATCTCCTGGAGAAAGCATGACACTGCACCGCTACATTCAGCATATGTGCTGGAGTGGTACCCAGAGGGCTACAAGCTGGAGGAGCTCAGATGGGTCAAACTGGGCCGGAACGAAAACCATGCTGTCGTTACAG GTATTAAGTCAAATGAGTGCTACGAGGGAGCAGTATATGTCTTAAACAATGAGAATTCAGTGAGTAGGATCAGATTCTCCACTTCGGAGTCAG CCCCAGATGTGGGTCCCAGAGTTGAAGAGACGGTTAAGggaaacaaagtaaaagtgACCTGGACAGAGATTCCCAGGGATCAGCGTGGGGGTTGTGTAACCAACTATACCATCTATTTAGAGAACAGCAGCGGACGGCAGTGGTCTT ACACTATACCCGCCTCAGAGAGGATGCATACCATCACAGACCTGTCCTCAGATTTCTACAGCCTGTGGATGACTGCTTCAACGGCTAAAGGAGAAGGCAAACCATGTCAAAAGGTCAAGTTCTTCATCCAGC AGGAGACCCAACTATCCCTCCTACTAGTGAGTTCAGTCGTCGCTTTGATCGCGTTGttactggtgtgtgtgtaccagAGTTCAGCCTTAAAGCACAG GCTGTGGGTGTATTTACAGTGCGTCATGCTCGATGATGTGCCAGATCCTGCAAACAGCAAGTGGGCACAACAGTGTACCCAGGAGAAG GGCAAGATGaacctccagctgctgctgagTAACTCCAGTGTGactgaggaggaagaagaaccCATCCTGGTGGATGTGGAGGAGCTGCCCAAGCAGAGCAGTGACATCTGCACACTTACACTCTCTCCTCAAACTAGTCGGAGCCCCGAGTCGGCACCGGCCATACTGGCCTACCCTCTGACCACCTACATCAAGAGCTTCTCCCAAGACTCAGACAGCTCCGACCACACGCAGACATCTCTGGACACCGACACAACTGTCGGCTACATCTCATCACACGGGCCGGAAAATATGGAAGAGGAAtcccaggaggaggaggaggaagagtttgTAGGAATGCTGGGTTTCTTCCCAAGTCACAACATCTTCATGGAGCCGCTGGAGTTTGGAGGGAAGTTGACCCTGAGTGCGGTCAAAATTGACTGCAGTGACATCTTTCAGAACACTTAG